The genomic region CCACTGCTGCGCGAACTGAGACGAATCCTCCATGGGGAACATGATGTCCAGCTCCTTGGGTTTGTCGCCGAAGACATCGGCGATCTCGGGTGGGACCACGAAATAGTCGGTCGGTTTGGGGTAGGGGTGCTTACCGGGTTGCTCGACCTTGATGCCGAGCCGAATCTTTCCGAGGCGGGGGATTCTGACGATGTCTGACAAATTAGCTATTGGGCTCATTTTGTTACTCCCTCCTAAGCTCTGGCTGTATGACAATTCTGAGTTCTCTTATTTGGAATCTCAGCAATCTGATTTCCTGCTCAAGGGTTCCTATTTTTGACTTTTGACCATCTTTATATCCTCGCCTATAACCATCTGCGTAACTAAGTTTATGCGTTCTCTGGCTCCCTAGTTCCAAGTTCATTTCACTATTATGTCCTCGCTTACCGTCTATATGATGCACTATTTCCCAAGATTCCAGACACCTTCCCAGTTTCTTAGCCATAATAAGACGGTGCTCGGGTACATAGCCATTACTCTTTGCCATTGGGTAAAAAGGATGATCAGGATGTAGGCGGATTAGTGTATACCCGTGATTATCTACCGTTTGGCCACCTTTCCAATTTGGATTTGCATTCCCCTTTTGATTCCCTGATTTAGCTAACCAAGACTTAAAGATTTCGCGGATAGAACAGATTTTGCAGATTTCTCGAAAGCCATCTTCTCTGATCCAGCTACCCTCCTCGCAAATTTTACAAACCCGCCAGACGAATCTTCTGGACGCTTTTAATCCTGTAAATCCCAACTCTCTGCCATACCTCACCACATCGCTCACACCATCGATAGGCATTTATTCCTCACCCGGGATAAATACTGCCCAACAGGGTTTGGTTGGATTGAACTTAAACGATCCATATTTATTAGCGATAGTGCCAGCTACAGCGGGTGTTGAATACCAACCCTCAGCCTTTAGTGCTTCCAGCATAGCATCAGCGCCAGCCTCAAAGATTTGGTCTGGGTCACTTGGTAAATGAGTACCACTATCATCTGGATTATGTGGATTCTGCCAGTCCTCGGGGCGCCAATCTTTTCTACTCTCTTGTACCACTGCCTACCTCCTCTATTGGTGGGTTTGGTTCCCTTCGGCGCTCGAAGTGGATGTCATCAAAATAGTTTTGCACAAGAAGACTCAAGAAGCCAGCCTTGGTGATACCGAGTCGCTTCGCC from Dehalococcoidia bacterium harbors:
- a CDS encoding HNH endonuclease, with protein sequence MPIDGVSDVVRYGRELGFTGLKASRRFVWRVCKICEEGSWIREDGFREICKICSIREIFKSWLAKSGNQKGNANPNWKGGQTVDNHGYTLIRLHPDHPFYPMAKSNGYVPEHRLIMAKKLGRCLESWEIVHHIDGKRGHNSEMNLELGSQRTHKLSYADGYRRGYKDGQKSKIGTLEQEIRLLRFQIRELRIVIQPELRRE